A genomic region of Pseudomonas sp. MPC6 contains the following coding sequences:
- a CDS encoding glycosyltransferase family 4 protein — MQLAFVLYKYFPFGGLQRDFMRIALECQQRGHQIRVYTLIWEGDIPPGFEVLVAPVKALFNHRRNEKLSEWMQADLAKRPVDRLIGFNKMPGLDVYYAADGCFEDKAQNLRNSLYRRWGRYRHFAEYERAVFAKDAKTEVLMISEVQQPLFIKHYDTPLERFHLLPPGISQDRRAPANAVEIRADFRREFNLKDDELLLVQIGSGFKTKGVDRSLKALAALPADLKKRTRLFVIGQDDPKLFQVQSAALGLGDNVTFLKGRSDIPRFLLGADLLIHPAYNENTGTVLLEALVAGLPVLVSAVCGYAHYIAEADAGLVLDEPFDQEQLTRYLTGMLNDAQARAAWSRNGLAFAETADLYSMPQHAADVILAEHAQ; from the coding sequence ATGCAATTGGCATTTGTCTTGTACAAGTACTTTCCCTTTGGTGGCTTGCAGCGTGATTTCATGCGCATCGCCCTGGAATGCCAGCAGCGAGGCCATCAGATTCGCGTCTACACGCTGATCTGGGAAGGCGACATTCCACCGGGCTTCGAAGTGCTGGTGGCGCCGGTCAAGGCGTTGTTCAACCATCGGCGCAATGAAAAGCTCAGCGAGTGGATGCAAGCGGATCTGGCCAAGCGTCCGGTAGACCGTTTGATCGGTTTCAACAAGATGCCGGGCCTGGACGTCTACTACGCCGCCGACGGTTGCTTCGAAGACAAGGCGCAGAATCTGCGCAACTCGCTGTACCGTCGTTGGGGGCGCTACCGGCACTTCGCCGAGTACGAGCGCGCGGTGTTCGCCAAGGACGCCAAGACCGAAGTGCTGATGATTTCCGAAGTGCAGCAGCCGCTGTTCATCAAGCATTACGACACGCCGCTGGAACGTTTCCATCTGCTGCCGCCGGGTATCTCTCAAGATCGTCGCGCGCCAGCCAATGCCGTCGAAATCCGGGCCGACTTCCGTCGCGAATTCAACCTGAAGGACGATGAGCTGTTGCTGGTGCAGATAGGCTCCGGGTTCAAGACCAAGGGCGTGGATCGCAGCCTCAAGGCGCTGGCCGCCTTGCCCGCCGATCTGAAGAAACGCACCCGGCTGTTTGTAATTGGCCAGGACGACCCCAAGTTATTCCAGGTGCAGAGCGCCGCATTGGGGCTTGGCGACAACGTGACGTTCCTCAAGGGCCGCAGCGATATCCCGCGATTCCTGCTCGGTGCTGACCTGTTGATCCACCCGGCGTATAACGAAAATACCGGGACCGTGTTGCTCGAAGCCCTGGTGGCCGGGTTGCCGGTGCTGGTGAGTGCGGTGTGTGGTTATGCCCACTACATCGCCGAGGCCGACGCCGGTCTGGTGCTGGACGAACCTTTCGATCAGGAACAGCTGACCCGCTACCTGACCGGTATGTTGAACGATGCTCAAGCACGGGCGGCCTGGAGTCGCAACGGCCTGGCCTTCGCCGAGACGGCCGACCTCTATAGCATGCCGCAGCACGCGGCCGATGTGATTCTGGCGGAGCACGCGCAATGA
- the rfaP gene encoding lipopolysaccharide core heptose(I) kinase RfaP encodes MKLMLAEPFKSLWAGRDPFAEVEKLEGEVYRELEARRTLRTVVDGKGFFVKIHRGVGWGEIVKNLITVKLPVLGAGQEWKAIQRLHEVGVPTMTAVAYGEKGSNPADQHSFIITEELAPTVSLEDFSIDWVKQPPLPKLKRALIAEVARMTGMMHRAGVNHRDCYICHFLLHTDRPVTAEDLKLSLIDLHRAHTRATITQRWRNKDLAALYFSALDIGLTRRDKLRFLKGYFQQPLRQILGEQNGLLGWLEGKANKLYARKQRYGDAL; translated from the coding sequence ATGAAGTTGATGCTGGCTGAACCGTTCAAGAGCCTCTGGGCCGGACGCGACCCGTTCGCCGAAGTCGAGAAGCTCGAGGGCGAGGTGTACCGCGAGCTTGAAGCACGCCGGACCCTGCGTACCGTGGTCGATGGCAAAGGATTTTTCGTGAAGATCCACCGGGGCGTCGGTTGGGGCGAGATCGTCAAGAACCTGATCACCGTCAAGCTGCCGGTGCTCGGTGCCGGCCAGGAGTGGAAGGCCATTCAACGCCTGCATGAAGTCGGCGTGCCGACCATGACTGCCGTCGCTTATGGCGAGAAGGGCAGCAACCCGGCGGATCAGCACTCGTTCATCATTACCGAGGAACTGGCACCCACCGTCAGCCTCGAAGATTTCAGCATCGACTGGGTCAAGCAGCCGCCGTTGCCCAAGCTCAAGCGTGCGCTGATCGCTGAAGTCGCGCGCATGACCGGCATGATGCATCGCGCTGGCGTCAATCACCGCGACTGTTACATCTGCCACTTCCTGCTGCACACCGACAGACCGGTGACGGCTGAAGACTTGAAGCTCTCGCTGATCGACCTGCACCGTGCCCATACCCGTGCGACGATCACCCAGCGCTGGCGCAACAAAGACCTGGCGGCGCTGTATTTTTCGGCGCTGGATATCGGCCTGACGCGTCGCGACAAACTGCGTTTCCTCAAGGGTTATTTCCAGCAGCCCCTGCGCCAGATCCTCGGCGAACAGAATGGGTTGCTCGGCTGGCTGGAAGGCAAGGCCAACAAGCTCTATGCGCGTAAGCAGCGATACGGGGACGCGCTCTGA
- a CDS encoding lipopolysaccharide kinase InaA family protein, with protein MSGWKLEPAYSDLAEDFGSLEAVFALEGERLTHDLLSEVIRVKRNGVNYYVKRYVGAGKGLRRYLGKPRVKAEWQNLKRFAKWGIPTAEVVAWGLERRGAAYDRGAMITRELPNTEDLSVLAERHDPKLADRAWVDTVSRQLAAYTRTMHDHRFTHNDLKWRNLLVDDQPRLFLIDCPNGDFWRGFWLKYRITKDLACLDKVAKYQLSATQRLRFYLQYRQRTRLDAADKKRIRHVVRFFEGRE; from the coding sequence ATGTCGGGTTGGAAACTGGAACCTGCTTACAGCGATCTGGCAGAAGATTTCGGCAGCCTCGAGGCGGTGTTTGCGCTTGAGGGTGAGCGCTTGACCCACGACCTGTTATCCGAGGTCATTCGCGTCAAGCGCAATGGCGTCAACTATTACGTCAAACGCTATGTGGGTGCGGGGAAGGGGCTGCGTCGTTACCTGGGCAAACCCCGGGTCAAAGCCGAGTGGCAGAACCTCAAGCGCTTCGCCAAATGGGGCATCCCCACGGCCGAGGTGGTGGCCTGGGGCCTGGAGCGGCGCGGTGCGGCTTATGATCGCGGTGCGATGATCACCCGTGAACTGCCCAATACCGAAGATCTATCCGTCCTGGCCGAACGGCATGATCCGAAGCTGGCGGACCGCGCCTGGGTCGACACCGTCAGTCGACAGTTGGCCGCCTACACCCGGACCATGCATGATCATCGCTTCACTCATAACGATTTGAAGTGGCGCAACCTGTTGGTTGACGACCAGCCCCGGCTGTTTCTGATCGACTGCCCCAACGGCGATTTCTGGCGTGGCTTCTGGCTCAAGTACCGCATCACCAAGGATCTGGCCTGCCTGGACAAGGTGGCCAAGTACCAACTGTCGGCCACCCAGCGCCTGCGCTTTTACCTGCAATACCGCCAGCGGACCCGGCTCGATGCAGCCGACAAAAAACGAATCCGCCACGTGGTGAGATTTTTCGAGGGGCGCGAATGA
- a CDS encoding lipopolysaccharide kinase InaA family protein, translated as MTDFLAAEDRALLVRHGLDTFDALWAKQLDAVDEPNIARGGWSSVYRLDLEGHGYYLKRQSNYQMRTLHAPFGEPSFAREFRNISRYERFGIPALKAAFFGERKVDGEVRAILLTRALDGWDDLDSLLQRWSALSEAQHSKILQACGQLARRLHGARQVHGCFYPKHIFLQATGDGYQAQLIDLEKTRPLLFGSRDRAKDLEPLLRRAPEWNEAQLRELLAAYLEQSRDSTLIDSWLARLNARRSHKETR; from the coding sequence ATGACTGATTTCCTCGCCGCTGAAGACCGGGCACTGCTCGTGCGGCACGGCCTCGACACCTTCGATGCACTCTGGGCCAAGCAACTGGACGCTGTGGATGAGCCCAACATCGCACGCGGTGGTTGGAGCAGCGTGTATCGGCTGGATCTGGAAGGCCATGGCTACTACCTCAAGCGCCAGAGCAACTATCAGATGCGCACCTTGCATGCCCCGTTTGGCGAGCCGAGTTTTGCCCGTGAATTTCGCAACATCAGCCGCTATGAGCGCTTCGGGATTCCTGCATTGAAGGCGGCGTTTTTCGGTGAGCGCAAAGTCGACGGCGAGGTTCGGGCGATTCTGTTGACCCGTGCCCTCGACGGCTGGGATGACCTGGATTCGTTGTTGCAGCGCTGGTCGGCGTTGAGCGAGGCGCAGCACTCGAAGATTCTGCAGGCCTGTGGGCAATTGGCCCGGCGCCTGCATGGGGCGCGTCAGGTGCACGGCTGCTTCTACCCCAAACATATTTTTCTCCAGGCCACCGGCGACGGTTACCAGGCCCAACTGATCGACCTGGAAAAGACCCGGCCGCTCCTGTTCGGTTCGCGTGACCGGGCCAAAGACCTGGAGCCGTTGCTGCGCCGGGCACCAGAATGGAACGAAGCGCAGTTGCGCGAGTTGCTGGCTGCCTATCTGGAGCAATCCCGGGACAGCACGCTGATCGACAGCTGGCTGGCGCGACTGAACGCGCGGCGCAGCCATAAGGAGACCCGCTGA
- a CDS encoding lipopolysaccharide kinase InaA family protein: MRLSELKKAGRRPGLPLSISLADAAGPAELQLLSLLRVLPGQRYVGAGVWRGRPVLAKLLVGSKAARHFQRELDGVRLLAAQGLTTPQLLADGLKEGEGGWLLFDYLEGAESLGEAWKQVEQLPLLADEQSAVLADALGAIGQLHRKGLWQEDLHLDNLLRQSGRLYLIDGAGIRVETAGKPLSRQKVLENLGVFFAQLPKSLEPFTEELLVYYLLSNGEHALPMEALQQQIDKVRRWRLKDFLIKVGRECTLFSVQRGAFGLQAIRREEEAAMLPVLEQADALLDQGHLYKTGGAASVGKVEVGGRTLVIKRYNIKGFAHWLKRFWRPSRAWHSWREGNRLAFLDIATPKPLALLEKRFLWLRSRAYLITEHLSGPDIIERFGPYVERGDAPEAELVALDQLFAQLIRERISHGDLKGHNLFWQEDRWSLIDLDSMCQHDSVGRFAPAYARDRARFMRNWPEGSALYQVIDQRLPREISSAA, from the coding sequence ATGCGTTTGTCCGAGCTGAAAAAGGCTGGCCGCCGTCCTGGCCTGCCATTGAGCATTTCACTGGCCGATGCCGCTGGCCCGGCCGAGTTGCAGCTACTGAGCTTGTTGCGGGTCTTGCCCGGGCAGCGTTATGTCGGCGCCGGAGTCTGGCGCGGTCGGCCGGTGCTGGCCAAATTGTTGGTCGGTAGCAAGGCGGCACGGCATTTTCAGCGTGAACTGGATGGCGTGCGTTTGCTCGCCGCCCAGGGCCTGACCACGCCGCAGCTGTTGGCCGACGGCCTGAAAGAAGGCGAGGGCGGCTGGCTGCTGTTTGATTACCTTGAAGGCGCCGAGAGCCTGGGGGAGGCCTGGAAGCAGGTTGAGCAGTTGCCCCTGTTGGCGGATGAGCAATCGGCGGTCCTGGCCGATGCACTGGGCGCGATTGGTCAGCTGCACCGCAAAGGCCTGTGGCAGGAAGACCTGCATCTGGACAATCTGCTGCGCCAGAGCGGCCGGCTGTATTTGATCGATGGCGCGGGCATCCGAGTCGAGACGGCCGGCAAACCGCTGTCGCGCCAGAAAGTGTTGGAAAACCTCGGGGTGTTTTTTGCCCAGTTGCCCAAGTCGCTGGAGCCCTTCACCGAAGAGTTGCTGGTGTATTACCTGCTGAGCAACGGCGAGCATGCCTTGCCCATGGAGGCCTTGCAGCAACAGATCGACAAGGTTCGACGCTGGCGCCTCAAGGATTTTCTGATCAAGGTCGGTCGCGAATGCACGCTGTTCAGTGTTCAGCGCGGGGCGTTCGGTTTGCAGGCGATTCGCCGCGAGGAAGAGGCGGCGATGCTGCCGGTGCTGGAGCAGGCCGACGCATTGCTCGATCAGGGCCACCTGTACAAGACCGGCGGTGCGGCGAGCGTCGGCAAGGTCGAGGTGGGCGGTCGTACGCTGGTGATCAAGCGCTACAACATCAAAGGGTTCGCCCACTGGCTCAAACGCTTCTGGCGTCCGAGCCGTGCCTGGCACTCCTGGCGCGAAGGTAATCGGCTGGCGTTTCTCGATATCGCCACGCCCAAGCCCCTGGCGTTGCTGGAGAAGCGTTTTCTGTGGCTGCGCAGTCGGGCTTATCTGATCACCGAGCATCTGTCGGGACCGGACATCATCGAGCGCTTTGGGCCGTACGTCGAACGTGGTGACGCGCCCGAGGCTGAGCTGGTTGCGCTGGATCAGTTGTTTGCGCAGTTGATTCGCGAACGGATCAGCCATGGGGATTTAAAGGGTCACAACCTGTTCTGGCAGGAGGATCGCTGGTCGCTGATCGACCTGGATTCGATGTGTCAGCATGACTCTGTGGGCCGCTTCGCCCCGGCGTATGCGCGGGATCGGGCGCGGTTCATGCGTAACTGGCCAGAGGGCAGTGCGCTTTATCAAGTCATTGATCAGCGTCTGCCCAGGGAAATCTCCAGCGCTGCCTGA
- a CDS encoding YceK/YidQ family lipoprotein, with protein MAMKRAVVIGALSLVLSGCGTAVTVLQDDAETAKDLRQRQTYCQSIPRAYSGLAYDFCILNSPPSQTAGGAQVGFIPLIFFDLVASGVLDTVLLPYTLYRQSEDGSLWIR; from the coding sequence GTGGCTATGAAAAGGGCTGTTGTAATCGGAGCACTCTCACTGGTTTTATCCGGCTGCGGAACCGCCGTTACGGTACTGCAGGATGACGCCGAAACGGCAAAGGATCTGCGGCAGAGGCAGACCTACTGTCAATCCATTCCCCGTGCCTACAGCGGTCTGGCCTATGACTTCTGCATACTCAATTCGCCGCCCAGTCAGACGGCAGGTGGAGCGCAAGTAGGCTTTATTCCACTGATCTTTTTCGACCTCGTTGCCTCCGGGGTACTGGACACGGTCCTCCTGCCTTACACCCTTTATCGCCAGAGCGAGGACGGAAGCCTCTGGATCAGGTGA
- a CDS encoding carbamoyltransferase, with the protein MALTILGLSGALSHDPSAALYIDGKLVAAAEEERFVRDKHAKNRMPYESAKFCLEQAGIKPSDVDVVAIPFAPISLFGKARWQYAKRYWYAPDRALDAILMGNRRYKRYRNKIVWCLEQLGFDPKKIKIEPVEHHLAHASSAYHCSGFKEKTAILGIDGKGEYATTFFGYGENGKIHKIKEFFDPDSLGGLYGAITEFLGFEMLDGEFKVMGMAPYGDASKYDFSRLASFENGELVVNTEYANVIGLRRYKEKGKGFYFSPKLIEWLGPKREGDIADEPYIHYAASMQALFEKLALQMIDHYLGDVLKETGKLAYAGGCALNVKLNQKIIARDDVKELFVQPASGDAGTAVGAAAYVSHARGVPVEKMEHVYLGPSYSNEDVIAACARHPSKPEWRKLENMPENIAKIMVDGNPVAWFQGRMEFGPRALGGRSIIGCPSAVGVADRINHQIKFRERWRPFCPSMLDTVAPQMIKIDHPAPFMTFTFEVAEEWKTRVPEVVHEDGTSRAQVLKREYNPRYYDMMKALEVLTGNGVSLNTSLNRRGEPMICSPTDALNMFYGSDLQYLIMEDILVVKEGANAYDTLG; encoded by the coding sequence GTGGCATTGACGATTCTTGGCCTGTCCGGCGCCCTTAGCCATGATCCTTCCGCCGCCCTGTACATCGACGGCAAGCTGGTCGCGGCGGCTGAAGAAGAGCGCTTTGTTCGCGATAAACATGCAAAGAACCGCATGCCTTACGAATCGGCGAAATTCTGTCTCGAGCAGGCCGGCATCAAGCCGTCCGACGTTGACGTGGTAGCGATTCCATTCGCGCCGATCAGCCTGTTCGGCAAGGCCCGCTGGCAGTACGCCAAGCGTTACTGGTACGCCCCGGACCGCGCCCTTGACGCCATCCTGATGGGCAACCGTCGCTACAAGCGCTATCGCAACAAGATTGTCTGGTGCCTCGAGCAACTGGGCTTCGATCCGAAGAAGATCAAGATCGAGCCGGTCGAACACCACCTGGCCCACGCCTCCAGCGCTTACCACTGCTCCGGCTTCAAAGAGAAAACCGCGATTCTGGGGATCGACGGCAAGGGTGAGTACGCCACGACCTTCTTCGGTTACGGCGAAAACGGCAAGATCCACAAGATCAAGGAGTTCTTCGACCCGGACTCCCTCGGCGGCCTGTATGGCGCGATCACCGAGTTCCTCGGTTTCGAAATGCTCGACGGCGAGTTCAAGGTCATGGGCATGGCGCCGTACGGCGATGCCAGCAAATACGATTTTTCGCGGCTGGCCTCGTTCGAGAACGGCGAGCTGGTAGTCAACACCGAGTACGCCAACGTCATCGGCCTGCGTCGTTATAAAGAAAAGGGCAAGGGTTTCTATTTCTCGCCGAAGCTGATCGAGTGGCTGGGTCCCAAGCGCGAAGGCGACATCGCCGACGAGCCGTACATCCACTACGCTGCGAGCATGCAGGCGCTGTTCGAGAAGCTGGCGTTGCAGATGATCGACCATTACCTGGGCGATGTGCTCAAGGAAACCGGCAAGCTGGCCTACGCTGGCGGCTGTGCGTTGAACGTCAAACTCAACCAGAAAATCATCGCTCGCGATGACGTCAAGGAACTGTTCGTCCAGCCTGCGTCCGGCGATGCCGGCACCGCGGTGGGGGCGGCAGCTTACGTGTCCCACGCCCGTGGAGTACCGGTCGAGAAGATGGAACACGTTTACCTCGGCCCGTCCTACAGCAACGAAGACGTGATCGCCGCCTGCGCGCGTCACCCGAGCAAGCCTGAATGGCGCAAGCTCGAGAACATGCCGGAAAACATCGCCAAAATCATGGTCGATGGCAACCCGGTGGCCTGGTTCCAGGGGCGCATGGAGTTCGGTCCGCGGGCCTTGGGCGGTCGCTCGATCATCGGTTGCCCGAGCGCCGTTGGCGTGGCTGACCGGATCAACCACCAGATCAAGTTCCGCGAGCGCTGGAGGCCTTTCTGCCCGTCGATGCTCGACACCGTCGCCCCACAGATGATCAAGATCGATCACCCGGCGCCCTTCATGACCTTCACCTTTGAAGTGGCTGAAGAGTGGAAGACCCGCGTGCCCGAAGTCGTCCACGAAGACGGTACCTCCCGGGCCCAGGTACTCAAGCGCGAATACAACCCGCGCTACTACGACATGATGAAGGCGCTGGAAGTGCTGACCGGTAACGGCGTCTCGCTGAACACCTCGCTCAACCGTCGTGGCGAACCGATGATCTGCTCGCCGACCGATGCCCTGAACATGTTCTACGGTTCCGATCTACAGTATTTGATCATGGAAGATATCCTGGTGGTCAAAGAGGGCGCGAACGCATATGACACGCTCGGCTGA
- a CDS encoding glycosyltransferase, whose translation MTRSAERHVLQFCHGYDGPFLDCARQYASLFAGTGYRVTTVFLTGVADAEVAAGCASDEVLFMEYSSKAIRGLKLGAIGDLRKIAASRNFSFCIAHRFKPIYIALLGTSLPVIGVHHAFDDYKRGTRKLFANFFRKRLSLLGVSDAVRDDMRSCLPKWPAARIQTLYNRIDVQALQESQVSVREAREVLGLSMDAWIVGNVGRLHPDKDQDTLLQGFATALPGLPVNSQLVILGAGRLEQDLKALARELGIGDRVLFLGQVPEARRYFRAFDAFALSSDHEPFGMVLLEAMAAGVPLLATACGGAKEVVEGVGILFPLGDAGRLAQGLQHLAAMDEQQRHQCAELMLDRLQERFSDRAVRDAFWRLPPVTELAPRG comes from the coding sequence ATGACACGCTCGGCTGAACGCCATGTGCTGCAGTTCTGTCACGGCTATGACGGGCCGTTCCTGGACTGCGCAAGGCAGTATGCCAGCCTGTTCGCGGGGACCGGTTATCGGGTGACCACGGTGTTTCTGACCGGGGTTGCCGATGCCGAAGTCGCCGCGGGTTGCGCTTCCGATGAAGTGCTGTTCATGGAATACAGCTCCAAGGCCATTCGCGGCCTGAAGCTGGGCGCCATCGGCGATCTGCGCAAGATCGCCGCCTCGCGCAATTTCAGTTTCTGTATTGCTCACCGATTCAAGCCGATTTATATCGCCTTGCTCGGCACGTCGTTGCCGGTGATTGGCGTGCATCATGCGTTTGACGATTACAAGCGCGGCACCCGCAAACTCTTCGCCAATTTTTTCCGCAAGCGCCTGAGCCTGCTTGGCGTTTCCGATGCGGTGCGTGACGACATGCGCAGTTGCCTGCCGAAATGGCCGGCCGCGCGGATACAAACGCTCTACAACCGGATCGATGTCCAGGCCTTGCAGGAGAGCCAGGTGTCGGTTCGCGAAGCTCGTGAAGTCCTCGGTCTGTCGATGGATGCCTGGATCGTCGGCAACGTCGGGCGACTGCACCCGGACAAGGACCAGGACACGCTGTTGCAAGGTTTTGCCACAGCGCTGCCGGGTTTGCCGGTCAACAGCCAACTGGTGATTCTCGGCGCGGGTCGACTGGAGCAGGATCTCAAGGCCCTGGCGCGTGAGCTGGGCATCGGCGACCGCGTGCTGTTCCTCGGCCAGGTGCCCGAGGCTCGGCGTTATTTCCGTGCCTTCGATGCATTTGCCCTGAGCTCCGATCACGAACCGTTCGGCATGGTGTTGCTGGAGGCCATGGCCGCCGGTGTGCCGCTGCTCGCCACGGCGTGTGGCGGCGCGAAGGAAGTGGTCGAAGGCGTAGGCATTCTGTTCCCGCTGGGCGATGCCGGGCGTTTGGCCCAAGGGCTGCAACATCTGGCCGCCATGGACGAGCAGCAACGTCACCAGTGTGCCGAGCTGATGCTCGACCGCTTGCAAGAACGCTTCTCCGACCGCGCGGTGCGTGACGCCTTCTGGCGTTTGCCGCCTGTTACCGAACTGGCACCGAGGGGCTGA
- a CDS encoding antimicrobial resistance protein Mig-14, translating into MLNRFQGWRERGWTAVDASTYAEAWQRYGGSVATHPMVVERLAQLAGIPVRYLAWEQHGEVKAAIPTWGRDLALSKEVLKRQGKKGLYDLGNAELILPAAADAQAPLRHRGRYLSALNEGRFTGIRLQAEQLAMARTPEELSKKFRYNQRRELRLLEEAGGVVRPVAEFSSSELAAIYCDLFQRRWGFPATGAERMAEVIELLRDLLIGSVIFLNDAPIAIQLVYRVVTPQWVSVEYINGGVDPETREFSPGSVLSFLNTQSAWEHARALDKPLRFSFGRADREYKDRWCNPVPVFTV; encoded by the coding sequence ATGCTCAACCGATTTCAAGGCTGGCGCGAACGTGGCTGGACGGCAGTCGACGCCTCGACTTACGCCGAGGCCTGGCAACGTTATGGCGGCAGCGTCGCCACTCATCCCATGGTGGTCGAGCGGCTGGCGCAGTTGGCTGGCATCCCGGTGCGTTACCTGGCCTGGGAGCAGCACGGCGAAGTCAAAGCCGCGATCCCGACCTGGGGTCGCGACCTGGCCTTATCCAAAGAAGTGCTCAAGCGCCAAGGTAAAAAGGGCTTGTACGACCTCGGCAACGCCGAACTCATTCTGCCGGCCGCTGCCGATGCCCAGGCGCCGCTGCGTCATCGCGGGCGCTATCTGTCGGCGCTGAACGAAGGCCGCTTTACCGGCATCAGGTTGCAGGCCGAACAACTGGCCATGGCCCGCACTCCCGAAGAACTGTCGAAGAAGTTCCGCTACAACCAGCGCCGCGAATTGCGTCTGCTGGAAGAGGCGGGCGGAGTGGTGCGACCGGTCGCCGAGTTTTCCAGCAGCGAGCTGGCGGCCATCTATTGCGACCTGTTCCAGCGCCGTTGGGGGTTCCCGGCGACGGGCGCCGAACGCATGGCCGAGGTCATCGAGTTGCTGCGTGACCTGTTGATCGGCTCGGTGATTTTTCTCAACGATGCGCCGATAGCGATTCAGCTGGTCTACCGTGTGGTGACACCCCAGTGGGTCAGCGTCGAGTACATCAACGGCGGCGTCGATCCCGAAACCCGTGAGTTCAGTCCCGGCAGCGTCTTGAGTTTTCTCAACACCCAGAGCGCCTGGGAGCATGCCCGGGCGCTGGACAAACCCCTGCGCTTTTCTTTCGGGCGCGCCGACCGTGAATACAAGGATCGCTGGTGCAACCCTGTGCCGGTATTCACCGTATGA
- a CDS encoding PIG-L family deacetylase: MNRKQQLLKRHRRNKRIGLLIALVVLIACGVLVVWWLPVVLAVLGWIAHEAWFADHLFYSPTDDYQYSFPPYTQQPKVHLDGDRLRLDEGVMLVDNATLILALRIKSTWLGRFIDPVVELAGGADPDRQTFERGVDGLRYLNLTGQASVLSQGELRLRGRFCRLLGEPVLSAFEHPDYSRQRVMVIAPHADDAELAAFGLYSGAEQSWIVTITAGEIEAGHYRQMGLDGVEASRLKGSLRAWDSVSVPLWGGVPQQRCIQLGYFCLQLPAMQSAPTEAVASREAQLGDTRYFRRFNPFALGSDVDGLPSWNNLLADLRELIERIEPQIIVLPHPHLDPHPDHLCSQQAVMQALSGTTWQPETLLHYANHLHDNDRWPMGDAGTGVALPPQIGVHESLRPWTLCLSTDSQWRKAMSLGMMHDLQPRPPFKRLLRRAIQRCLAARRWRAFGENDFLRKTVRRHELFWVQELSGKRESN, from the coding sequence ATGAATCGCAAACAGCAACTGCTCAAGCGCCATCGGCGCAACAAACGCATCGGCCTGTTGATTGCGCTGGTGGTGTTGATTGCCTGCGGCGTGCTGGTGGTCTGGTGGCTGCCGGTGGTGCTCGCGGTTCTGGGCTGGATTGCCCACGAGGCATGGTTTGCCGACCATCTGTTTTATTCACCCACAGACGATTATCAGTACAGCTTCCCCCCGTACACCCAGCAGCCCAAGGTGCATCTGGACGGGGACCGGTTGCGGCTTGACGAGGGCGTGATGCTGGTCGACAACGCCACCCTGATCTTGGCGCTGCGGATAAAAAGCACCTGGCTGGGACGCTTTATCGATCCCGTTGTCGAGCTGGCGGGTGGGGCTGATCCGGACCGCCAGACCTTCGAGCGTGGCGTCGATGGTTTGCGTTACCTCAATCTTACGGGGCAGGCCTCTGTGCTCTCGCAAGGTGAGTTGCGTCTGCGCGGACGTTTCTGCCGATTGCTCGGCGAGCCGGTGCTCTCGGCGTTCGAACATCCGGATTACAGCCGTCAGCGGGTGATGGTGATCGCGCCCCACGCCGACGACGCCGAGCTGGCCGCATTCGGCTTGTACAGCGGCGCCGAACAAAGCTGGATCGTGACCATCACCGCCGGTGAAATCGAGGCCGGGCACTACCGGCAGATGGGGCTCGATGGCGTCGAAGCGTCTCGGCTGAAGGGCTCGCTGCGCGCCTGGGACAGTGTCAGCGTTCCGTTGTGGGGCGGCGTGCCTCAGCAGCGCTGCATTCAACTGGGCTACTTCTGCCTGCAGTTGCCTGCCATGCAAAGCGCACCGACCGAGGCCGTAGCGTCCCGTGAGGCTCAGCTGGGCGATACCCGATATTTCCGCCGATTCAATCCATTTGCCTTGGGCAGTGACGTTGATGGCCTGCCATCCTGGAATAATCTGCTGGCTGACCTGCGTGAATTGATCGAACGCATCGAGCCTCAGATCATTGTCTTGCCGCACCCGCACCTGGATCCCCATCCGGACCACCTGTGCTCGCAGCAGGCGGTGATGCAGGCATTGAGCGGCACGACGTGGCAGCCTGAAACCTTGTTGCACTACGCCAATCACTTGCATGACAACGATCGCTGGCCAATGGGCGACGCGGGCACGGGCGTAGCACTGCCGCCCCAGATCGGAGTCCATGAATCGTTGCGTCCCTGGACGCTGTGTCTGTCGACCGACAGCCAGTGGCGCAAGGCGATGTCGCTGGGCATGATGCACGACCTTCAGCCCCGGCCGCCCTTCAAGCGCCTGCTGCGCCGAGCGATACAACGTTGCCTTGCGGCTCGACGCTGGCGAGCGTTCGGCGAAAACGATTTTCTGCGTAAAACGGTACGACGCCACGAATTGTTCTGGGTCCAAGAGTTGTCTGGAAAGAGAGAGTCCAATTGA